A single genomic interval of Mobula hypostoma chromosome 7, sMobHyp1.1, whole genome shotgun sequence harbors:
- the pfdn1 gene encoding prefoldin subunit 1 isoform X5, translating into MRASSKMAAPVDLELKKAFAELQTKVLDTQQKVKLADLQIEQLNRTKKHAYLTDGEIATMPEDARMYEGVGRMFILQPKAVIHNQLLEKQKIAEQKIKELEIASS; encoded by the exons ATGCGCGCCTCTTCCAAGATGGCTGCCCCCGTGGATCTGGAGCTGAAGAAG GCTTTTGCTGAATTACAGACCAAAGTGCTCGATACACAACagaaggtgaaacttgcagattTGCAGATTGAACAATTAAACAGGACCAAAAAACATGCATATTTAACAGATGGAGAAATAGCTACAATGCCAGAAGATGCACGCATGTATGAGGGTGTTGGGAGAAT GTTCATTCTTCAACCAAAAGCAGTAATTCACAATCAGCTTCTTGAGAAACAAAAAATAGCTGAACAGAAGATCAAAGAGCTTGAG